The sequence below is a genomic window from Acetivibrio clariflavus DSM 19732.
TCCGTCTATAATCAAAACAGTGGGAAGTCCGTCATATTGGGTGGGCAGGTTCAAGTCACTTGGAGTAACAGGCTGCTTTTGCGATTTTTTTTGCACACTTATCTTACCGTCAGGTTCAATCAATGCAAACTCAACATCTTCTATGTTAAATACCCCCTGCACTCTAAGTTCGGACAATAATTCCGAGATGGTAATGCGATTCTTTTTCAGATTCTCCTCAACAATTTTTCCGTTTTGAATAACAATCTCCGGTTCCCCAACTACAATTTTTTCCAATCGAGCGCTGTGAATTCCTATAATAGCAACCAATATAGCCAATACTGTCCATGTAACCATTCCTGCCAATGTAGAAGTCAAATTTTCATTTAGCTGAATTGAAAGAGTAGATGCCATTGAACCAATTGTTATACCTACAGTATAATCAAAGAATGTAAGCTGTGAAACTTGTTGTTTTCCTATTATGCGAATGAGTACCAGCAGCGCAAAAAAAGCTATGGTTGATCTAATAATTACCACTAAAATAATCGGCATCAGATACCTCCCAAATTTTAAAAAATATTATTCCTCTTAAAAATTCCTACACTATCTTAAAAAGACAGCTATGCAAAACAAGATGCTAAAAAATTCTTTTTTCAAAAAATATTATTTCCGTATAAATTTTTATTATTAGTACCGTTAACCTTATCTCAATTCCATTGGAAAGTACAGATGGGGAGATTTAACCCGAAAGATATTCAAAGTAAGAGAGACTTAGAAAGCAAAATACAATAAAAAACCCGATAATGTTTACATTATCGGGCAAATACTTAAAATATGGTGACCCCTAGGGGATTCGAACCCCTGTTACCGCCGTGAGAGGGCGGTGTCTTAACCGCTTGACCAAGGGGCCAAACATATAATTAAAATTTAATAAAAATTATTTTAATCTCTCTGAAGCATTTTGTCAAACTTTATAAACTTAAGTTTACACGTCTTTTTTCATGCAATCATCTTCTTTCTTCGTATTGTTTGAAGATTTAATGTTTTCCTTCAAATAGTTCTTTTATACTTATTAAAAAAAGCAAGGTAGTTTGTTCACCTTGCTTTTCTAGTAACAAATATTTATCTTTCCCAATTTTTATGTTCGAATGTTTCAATGAATGAAACTACTTCTGTCCTAAATCCCCTTCTTTTCTTACAGCCGCTTGTGCTGCAGCAAGCCTTGCTATCGGAACACGGAACGGCGAACAGGATACATAATCCAATCCAACTTTATGGCAGAACTCTACAGAAGATGGATCTCCACCGTGTTCTCCGCATATACCGAGTTTTATATCAGGTCTTGTCTGTCTTCCAAGTTTCGCAGCCATTTCAACAAGTTTGCCCACTCCGGTCTGGTCAAGTTTTGCAAACGGGTCGAATTCATATATCTTCTTATTGTAATACTCTTCCAAAAACTTTCCTGCGTCATCACGGCTGAAACCGAAAGTCATTTGAGTAAGGTCATTGGTACCGAAGGAGAAAAATTCCGCTTCTTTTGCTATTTCATCCGCTGTAAGCGCAGCTCTCGGAATTTCAATCATGGTTCCTACTTTGTAATCTAACTTAACTCCAGCCTTTTCGATAATTTCATTTGCAGTCTTTACAACTACATCTTTAACATATTTTAATTCTTTAACATCCCCAACCAATGGAATCATTATTTCCGGTGTCACATTCATACCCTGTTTGTTCACATTAATAGCTGCTTCAATAACAGCCCTTGTCTGCATTTCTGCAATTTCAGGATATGTAACTGCAAGACGGCATCCTCTGTGTCCTAACATAGGATTGAATTCATGCAGTTCTTCAACAATTCCCTTTAACTCTTCAAAAGTGATTCCCATTTCTTCGGCAAGCTTTGCAATATCTTCATCTTCCTGTGGAAGGAATTCATGAAGCGGAGGGTCTAAAAATCTTATAGTCACAGGATGTCCTTTCATTTCTTTGAACAATCCTTCAAAGTCTGCTCTCTGCATTGGCAGCAATTTGTCGAGGGCTTTCCTTCTTTGTTCTTCAGTTCTTGCCACAATCATCTCTCTCATTGCCGGAATCCTGTCGGCATCAAAGAACATATGCTCAGTACGGCAAAGTCCTATTCCTTCTGCTCCGAATTTTGCAGCCTGTGCAGCGTCAGCCGGTGTATCGGCATTTGTTCTAACCTTTAATGTCCTCAATTCATCTGCCCAACTCATTAAGGTTGCAAAATTTCCTGTCATTTCAGGTTCTACTGTGGGCAAACGTTCACCGTAAACATTACCTGTAGAACCATCAAGGGAAATCCAATCTCCCTCAACGTATTTTTTGCCATTCTTATCGATAAAGTATTTTTCTTCCTCATTTATTTTTATTTCACCGCAACCTGCAACACAGCATGTTCCCATACCTCTTGCAACAACCGCAGCGTGGGAGGTCATACCACCGCGTCCTGTAAGTATTCCCTTTGAAACATGCATTCCTTCAATATCTTCAGGAGATGTTTCAAGTCTTACAAGTACAATATTTTTTTCTCCGTTCTTGTATGCATTTACGGCATCTTCCGCATCAAAATAAATCTTACCGGTAGCGGCTCCCGGGGATGCAGGCAATCCTTTTGCAATAGGCACAGCTGCTTTTAAAGCATTCGGTTCGAAATTAGGGTGAAGCAAAGCATCGAGCTGTTTCGGGTCAACCTTCATGATAGCTTCTTCCTTTGTAATCATTCCCTCAGCAACAAGGTCAACTGCTATTTTCAATGCAGCAGCCGCAGTTCTCTTTCCGTTTCTGGTTTGCAGCATAAACAGTTTACCTCTTTCAATGGTAAACTCCATATCCTGCATATCTCTATAGTGTTTCTCAAGTTTTTCGGCAATTTCCACAAACTGATTGTACACTTCAGGATTTATATCTTTGAGAGAATCTATGGATTGTGGAGTCCTGATACCGGCAACAACATCTTCCCCCTGAGCATTCATAAGGAATTCGCCATACAATTTCTTTTCACCGGTTGAAGGGTTTCTGGTAAATGCAACACCTGTTCCCGAGTCATTTCCCATATTTCCGTAAACCATTTCCTGTACGTTAACAGCAGTACCCCAGTCACCAGGTATGTCATTCAGCCTTCTATATACTACTGCTCTAGGATTGTCCCATGAACGGAAAACAGCCTTGACTGCTTCCATTAATTGAACTTTTGGATCCTGAGGGAAATCAAATCCTTTTTCTTTTTTGAAGAGCTCTTTATATCTTCTAACAACTTCCTTTAAATTATCGGCTGTCAGGTCGGTATCATGCACTGCTCCATTTTCCTCTTTAACAGCATCAAGTATCTTCTCAAATTTGGATTTTTCAACTTCCATTACTACGTCACTAAACATCTGAATAAATCTTCTGTAACTGTCATAGGCAAACCTCTCGTTATTGGTAAGCTTTGCCAATCCTTCCACTACAACATCATTCAGCCCCAAATTTAAAATTGTATCCATCATACCGGGCATTGATGCTCTTGCTCCTGACCTGACCGATACCAATAAAGGATTGTTGGGATCGCCGAATTTTTTACCCACAATTTCTTCTGTAACTTTCAATTTTTCATAAATTTCATCCTCAATTTCTTTTGCAATGACTTTGCCATCTTGATAGTACCTGGTACAGGCTTCTGTAGTAACTGTAAAACCTCTTGGAACAGGAAGGCCCAATCCCGTCATTTCAGCCAAATTGGCTCCTTTGCCGCCAAGCAAGTTTCTCATTGAAGCGTTTCCTTCACTAAAAAGATAAACGTATTTTGCCATTAAAAACCCTCCCATTTGCTTTTATGTATCTCTCATATGCTACATATTTCTTAAAAATATTTTTTATGCATTTTTTAAGAAATTATGCGCATATGTCAATGAGCCCAAATTTCCGATACAAAATACGAATCTGAAACCAACATGTATTGCAAATTGCGCATATTTTATATATTTTCTCATTTATAACATGGATAATATCGGGAACTGCATTTTCTGACCATAACAATTATATCATAAATTATAACACACTTAGTAATTATAACATACTTAAGAATATTTTCATTACTTTTTTATTAATTTCCCAATTTTTTATGTTTAGCAGCCTATATTAATTTTCTCCAAAAATAGAAATAAATATTCTTGCTTATCCATCCTCCGACTTTTTTCTGTTTGGCTTAAGCATCATTAATTTTTATAAAATTACCCATGGTATTTTTTATCTATATAAAAATATATATTATAAAAAAATGAGTTTTCCTTTTTGGAAAACCCATTTTTTTATTAAAACTCAAATTTACCTTCAAAGTATTTATCCAATTCTTCAATTTTAACCCTAACCTGCTGCATGCTGTCCCTGTCTCTTATTGTCACACTCTTGTCTTCCAGTGAATCAAAATCAAAAGTTATGCAGTACGGAGTACCGATTTCATCCTGTCTTCTGTACCTCTTTCCTATGCTTCCGGTTTCATCGTATTCACATACATACTTTTTGGTAAGAGCCTCATATATCTTGTAAGCTTCATCGCCCAATTTCTTTGAAAGCGGAAGTACAGCTATCTTAACCGGTGCAAGTGCCGGGTGGAAATGAAGTACAACTCTTACATCTCCCTCTCCAACCTCTTCTTCATCGTAGGCATCGCAAAGGAATGCCAGGGTCACTCTGTCAGCACCTAAAGACGGTTCAACACAGTAAGGAATATATTTCTGATTAGTAACGGGATCAAAATACATTAAATCATCTTTCGAATGTTCCATATGCTGCTTCAAATCGAAATCTGTTCTGTCGGCAATACCCCATAATTCGCCCCAACCAAAGGGGAATTTATACTCTATGTCTGTGGTTGCATTACTATAGTGCGAAAGCTCTTCTTTCTCATGATCACGCATTCTCAGGTTATCCTTGTTAATTCCAAGGTTTATTAACCAATTATAACAAAAATCCTTCCAGTATTGGAACCATTCCAAATCTGTACCCGGTTCACAGAAAAATTCCAATTCCATCTGTTCAAATTCACGGGTTCTGAAAGTAAAATTGCCCGGAGTAATTTCATTTCTAAAGGATTTACCTATCTGTCCTATGCCGAAGGGTATCTTCTTTCTGGTGGTTCTTTGTACATTTTTAAAGTTTACAAATATACCCTGTGCCGTTTCAGGTCTTAAGAATATCTCAGCTTTTGAATCCTCGGTAACTCCCTGATAGGTTTTGAACATAAGATTGAATTTTCTAATATCAGTAAAGTTGGTAGAACCGCAGTTAGGGCATTTTACTCCCTTTTCTTTTATATATGTAATGAGCTGTTCATTGGACCATCCGTCAACTTTTACATTCACGTTGTTTTCCTTGTTCCAGTCCTCAATCATCTTGTCAGCTCTATGACGTACCTTACAATCTTTACAGTCAATCAAAGGATCACTGAATCCTCCGACATGCCCCGATGCCACCCAAACCTGCGGATTCATCAATATGGCACAGTCAACTCCGACATTATACGGATTCTCCTGGACAAATTTCTTCCACCATGCCTTCTTTACATTGTTTTTAAGTTCCACACCCAAAGGGCCGTAATCCCAAGTATTTGCCAGACCTCCATATATCTCAGAGCCGGGATATACGAAACCTCTATTTTTCGCCAGTGCGACTATCTTGTCCATAGTCTTTT
It includes:
- a CDS encoding DUF421 domain-containing protein, producing MPIILVVIIRSTIAFFALLVLIRIIGKQQVSQLTFFDYTVGITIGSMASTLSIQLNENLTSTLAGMVTWTVLAILVAIIGIHSARLEKIVVGEPEIVIQNGKIVEENLKKNRITISELLSELRVQGVFNIEDVEFALIEPDGKISVQKKSQKQPVTPSDLNLPTQYDGLPTVLIIDGVVQESALRSINLTKAWLYHQLEKQNIKDTEIFLAQLDTKGNLYVDLKEDNRYFIIDTTN
- the ppdK gene encoding pyruvate, phosphate dikinase, yielding MAKYVYLFSEGNASMRNLLGGKGANLAEMTGLGLPVPRGFTVTTEACTRYYQDGKVIAKEIEDEIYEKLKVTEEIVGKKFGDPNNPLLVSVRSGARASMPGMMDTILNLGLNDVVVEGLAKLTNNERFAYDSYRRFIQMFSDVVMEVEKSKFEKILDAVKEENGAVHDTDLTADNLKEVVRRYKELFKKEKGFDFPQDPKVQLMEAVKAVFRSWDNPRAVVYRRLNDIPGDWGTAVNVQEMVYGNMGNDSGTGVAFTRNPSTGEKKLYGEFLMNAQGEDVVAGIRTPQSIDSLKDINPEVYNQFVEIAEKLEKHYRDMQDMEFTIERGKLFMLQTRNGKRTAAAALKIAVDLVAEGMITKEEAIMKVDPKQLDALLHPNFEPNALKAAVPIAKGLPASPGAATGKIYFDAEDAVNAYKNGEKNIVLVRLETSPEDIEGMHVSKGILTGRGGMTSHAAVVARGMGTCCVAGCGEIKINEEEKYFIDKNGKKYVEGDWISLDGSTGNVYGERLPTVEPEMTGNFATLMSWADELRTLKVRTNADTPADAAQAAKFGAEGIGLCRTEHMFFDADRIPAMREMIVARTEEQRRKALDKLLPMQRADFEGLFKEMKGHPVTIRFLDPPLHEFLPQEDEDIAKLAEEMGITFEELKGIVEELHEFNPMLGHRGCRLAVTYPEIAEMQTRAVIEAAINVNKQGMNVTPEIMIPLVGDVKELKYVKDVVVKTANEIIEKAGVKLDYKVGTMIEIPRAALTADEIAKEAEFFSFGTNDLTQMTFGFSRDDAGKFLEEYYNKKIYEFDPFAKLDQTGVGKLVEMAAKLGRQTRPDIKLGICGEHGGDPSSVEFCHKVGLDYVSCSPFRVPIARLAAAQAAVRKEGDLGQK
- a CDS encoding glycine--tRNA ligase, with product MEFEKTMDKIVALAKNRGFVYPGSEIYGGLANTWDYGPLGVELKNNVKKAWWKKFVQENPYNVGVDCAILMNPQVWVASGHVGGFSDPLIDCKDCKVRHRADKMIEDWNKENNVNVKVDGWSNEQLITYIKEKGVKCPNCGSTNFTDIRKFNLMFKTYQGVTEDSKAEIFLRPETAQGIFVNFKNVQRTTRKKIPFGIGQIGKSFRNEITPGNFTFRTREFEQMELEFFCEPGTDLEWFQYWKDFCYNWLINLGINKDNLRMRDHEKEELSHYSNATTDIEYKFPFGWGELWGIADRTDFDLKQHMEHSKDDLMYFDPVTNQKYIPYCVEPSLGADRVTLAFLCDAYDEEEVGEGDVRVVLHFHPALAPVKIAVLPLSKKLGDEAYKIYEALTKKYVCEYDETGSIGKRYRRQDEIGTPYCITFDFDSLEDKSVTIRDRDSMQQVRVKIEELDKYFEGKFEF